Proteins found in one Podarcis muralis chromosome 5, rPodMur119.hap1.1, whole genome shotgun sequence genomic segment:
- the FKBP5 gene encoding peptidyl-prolyl cis-trans isomerase FKBP5 isoform X1: MTTDEATKKEGDVQRTTLVEQGEDITPNKDKGVLKIVKRPGNNDESPMIGDKVYVHYKGKLANGKKFDSSRDRNEPFIFSLGKGQVIKAWDIGVATMKRGEICHLLCKPEYAYGSAGSVPKIPSNATLFFEIELLDFKGEDLFENGGIIRRIKQKGEGYSNPNEGAAVQIHLKGFCDGRMFDCRDVAFTVGEGEDHDIPIGIDKALEKMQRGENCILHIGAQYGFGEAGKLKFGIGPNAELVYEVTLKSFEKAKESWEMDTKEKLEQAGIVKEKGTVYFKEGKYLQAMIQYGKIVSWLEMEYGLSERESKASESLLLAAFLNLAMCNLKLREYMKAIEYCNKALALDQLNEKGLYRRGEARLLMNEFELAKCDFERVLEVNPQNKAARSQITVCQKKTKEHNERDRKIYANMFKKFAERDAKEEASKPPGEGEEKSCSEIGLKETVTEGEEAEGHV; encoded by the exons ATGACAACTGATGAGGCTacaaagaaggaaggagatgTCCAGAGAACAACTCTTGTTGAACAAGGCGAGGATATCACACCAAACAAAGACAAAGGAGTTCTGAAG ATTGTGAAGAGGCCAGGGAATAATGATGAGTCTCCCATGATTGGAGATAAGGTTTATGTCCACTACAAAGGAAAGCTGGCCAATGGGAAAAAGTTTGATTCCAGCCGTGACAGGAATGAGCCATTTATCTTCAGCCTGGGCAAAG GCCAGGTCATTAAGGCATGGGATATTGGGGTTGCCACCATGAAAAGGGGGGAGATCTGCCACCTGTTGTGTAAACCAGAATATGCATATGGTTCTGCTGGCAGTGTCCCAAAGATCCCCTCAAATGCAACACTCTTCTTTGAG ATTGAGCTGCTAGATTTCAAGGGAGAGGATTTATTTGAGAATGGAGGCATCATCCGCAGAATCAAACAGAAAGGTGAAGGATACTCGAATCCCAACGAAGGAGCTGCTGTACAAA TCCATCTGAAAGGATTCTGTGATGGCAGAATGTTTGATTGCAGAGATGTAGCATTCACTGTTGGAGAAGGAGAAGACCATGACATTCCCATTGGAATTGACAAAGCTCTGGAGAAGATGCAAAGGGGAGAAAATTGTATCCTACATATTGGAGCACA ATATGGATTTGGTGAAGCAGGGAAGCTTAAATTTGGCATAGGGCCAAATGCTGAACTTGTGTATGAAGTTACACTGAAAAGCTTTGAAAAG gccaaagaatcctgggagatggACACCAAAGAGAAATTAGAGCAGGCTGGCATCGTCAAAGAGAAAGGGACTGTGTACTTCAAG GAAGGCAAGTACCTACAGGCAATGATTCAATACGGGAAGATTGTATCCTGGTTAGAAATGGAATATGGCTTATCAGAAAGGGAATCTAAAGCTTCAGAATCGTTGTTGttggcagccttcctcaacctcgccATGTGCAACTTGAAGTTGCGGGAGTATATGAAAGCTATTGAGTATTGCAATAAG GCATTAGCACTGGACCAGCTCAACGAAAAGGGCTTGTACAGAAGAGGAGAAGCACGACTACTCATGAATGAATTTGAATTGGCCAAGTGTGACTTTGAGAGAGTgctagaagtgaatccacaaaaCAAGGCAGCCAGGTCACAAATCACTGTGTGTCAGAAGAAGACAAAGGAGCACAATGAACGTGACCGAAAAATATATGCCAACATGTTCAAGAAATTCGCAGAGAGAGATGCAAAG GAGGAGGCCAGTAAACCcccaggagagggagaagaaaagtctTGCTCTGAAATTGGGCTTAAGGAGACAGTGACGGAAGGTGAAGAAGCAGAGGGCCACGTATGA
- the FKBP5 gene encoding peptidyl-prolyl cis-trans isomerase FKBP5 isoform X2, with translation MEKVEKGQVIKAWDIGVATMKRGEICHLLCKPEYAYGSAGSVPKIPSNATLFFEIELLDFKGEDLFENGGIIRRIKQKGEGYSNPNEGAAVQIHLKGFCDGRMFDCRDVAFTVGEGEDHDIPIGIDKALEKMQRGENCILHIGAQYGFGEAGKLKFGIGPNAELVYEVTLKSFEKAKESWEMDTKEKLEQAGIVKEKGTVYFKEGKYLQAMIQYGKIVSWLEMEYGLSERESKASESLLLAAFLNLAMCNLKLREYMKAIEYCNKALALDQLNEKGLYRRGEARLLMNEFELAKCDFERVLEVNPQNKAARSQITVCQKKTKEHNERDRKIYANMFKKFAERDAKEEASKPPGEGEEKSCSEIGLKETVTEGEEAEGHV, from the exons ATGGAAAAGGTGGAGAAAG GCCAGGTCATTAAGGCATGGGATATTGGGGTTGCCACCATGAAAAGGGGGGAGATCTGCCACCTGTTGTGTAAACCAGAATATGCATATGGTTCTGCTGGCAGTGTCCCAAAGATCCCCTCAAATGCAACACTCTTCTTTGAG ATTGAGCTGCTAGATTTCAAGGGAGAGGATTTATTTGAGAATGGAGGCATCATCCGCAGAATCAAACAGAAAGGTGAAGGATACTCGAATCCCAACGAAGGAGCTGCTGTACAAA TCCATCTGAAAGGATTCTGTGATGGCAGAATGTTTGATTGCAGAGATGTAGCATTCACTGTTGGAGAAGGAGAAGACCATGACATTCCCATTGGAATTGACAAAGCTCTGGAGAAGATGCAAAGGGGAGAAAATTGTATCCTACATATTGGAGCACA ATATGGATTTGGTGAAGCAGGGAAGCTTAAATTTGGCATAGGGCCAAATGCTGAACTTGTGTATGAAGTTACACTGAAAAGCTTTGAAAAG gccaaagaatcctgggagatggACACCAAAGAGAAATTAGAGCAGGCTGGCATCGTCAAAGAGAAAGGGACTGTGTACTTCAAG GAAGGCAAGTACCTACAGGCAATGATTCAATACGGGAAGATTGTATCCTGGTTAGAAATGGAATATGGCTTATCAGAAAGGGAATCTAAAGCTTCAGAATCGTTGTTGttggcagccttcctcaacctcgccATGTGCAACTTGAAGTTGCGGGAGTATATGAAAGCTATTGAGTATTGCAATAAG GCATTAGCACTGGACCAGCTCAACGAAAAGGGCTTGTACAGAAGAGGAGAAGCACGACTACTCATGAATGAATTTGAATTGGCCAAGTGTGACTTTGAGAGAGTgctagaagtgaatccacaaaaCAAGGCAGCCAGGTCACAAATCACTGTGTGTCAGAAGAAGACAAAGGAGCACAATGAACGTGACCGAAAAATATATGCCAACATGTTCAAGAAATTCGCAGAGAGAGATGCAAAG GAGGAGGCCAGTAAACCcccaggagagggagaagaaaagtctTGCTCTGAAATTGGGCTTAAGGAGACAGTGACGGAAGGTGAAGAAGCAGAGGGCCACGTATGA